A genomic window from Vitis riparia cultivar Riparia Gloire de Montpellier isolate 1030 chromosome 16, EGFV_Vit.rip_1.0, whole genome shotgun sequence includes:
- the LOC117933086 gene encoding 26S proteasome subunit RPT4-like isoform X2, whose product MEQKQILLSALSLGIGVSVGLTLASGQTMSRWTGLLNCSAGAITEAQLEHELRGQVVDGKESKITFEEFPYFLSKQTRGLLTSAAHVHLRLSDFSKYTQKLMPAGRAILLSGPAELYQRALAKALAQFFEAKLLLLDVNDFSLKMQSKYGCPRKEYSSKKSIPETTLKQISRFLGSFSTLPQREETQAHIKCTSNWAFDEKHLLQSLYKVLVSVSETCSMILYIRDVDKLLLLSDRFYKLFQKMLDKLSGSVLILGSRMLDPDDEDNEMDERVSLLFPCNIEIEKPEDETHLDRWEAQLKEQTKMIQFQDNKNYMAKVLAENDLDCDDLDSICYADSEILSDYTEEIVISAISYHLLNNKDPEYRNGKLVISSKSLSHGLSLFQEDAPNAESKVFPRCNEFESRIRPEVIPPNQIGVTFDDIGALDDIKESLEELVMFPLQRPEIFKGGLLKPCRGILLFGPPGTGKTMLAKAMANEAGASFINVSMSTITSKWFGENEKNVRALFTLAAKISPTIIFLDEVDSMLGQRLEFGEDCSMRKIKNEFMTHWDGLLTKAGERVLVLAATNRPFDLDEAIIRRFDHRIMVGLPSVESREMILKTLLAKEQAEDLDFKELATMTEGYTGSDLKQLIVL is encoded by the exons AtggaacagaagcaaatcttGCTGTCTGCTCTGAGCCTTGGGATCGGTGTTTCGGTTGGCCTTACTTTGGCCTCTGGACAGACAATGAGCCGATGGACCGGGCTGCTGAACTGCTCGGCAGGCGCAATTACAGAAGCGCAGCTTGAGCATGAGCTACGGGGACAGGTTGTGGATGGAAAGGAAAGCAAGATCACATTTGAGGAGTTTCCTTATTTCCTCAG TAAGCAGACACGAGGATTACTGACAAGTGCTGCACATGTTCATCTAAGGCTCTCTGACTTTTCTAAGTACACCCAGAAACTTATGCCTGCAGGCAGGGCTATTTTGCTCTCAGGACCTGCTG AACTTTATCAGCGAGCACTTGCCAAAGCTTTAGCACAATTCTTTGAAGCAAAGTTGCTGCTGTTGGATGTTAATGACTTTTCTCTAAAG ATGCAGAGCAAATATGGTTGTCCCAGAAAAGAATAT TCTTCCAAGAAGTCCATCCCAGAGACGACATTGAAGCAAATCTCTAGGTTTCTTGGCTCTTTCTCAACCCTTCCCCAAAGAGAAGAAACCCAAG CTCATATCAAGTGCACAAGCAACTGGGCTTTTGACGAGAAACATCTTTTGCAGTCGCTTTACAAG GTCTTGGTTTCAGTATCGGAAACATGTTCCATGATTTTATACATCAGGGATGTTGACAAGCTTCTTCTGCTATCAGATAGATTTTACAAATTGTTCCAGAAAATGTTGGACAAATTATCGGGATCAGTTCTGATACTTGGTTCCCGCATGTTAGACCCTGATGATGAGGACAATGAAATGGATGAAAGGGTGAGTCTTTTATTCCCTTGCAATATTGAAATCGAGAAACCTGAGGATGAGACTCATCTTGATAGATGGGAAGCCCAACTGAAAGAGCAGACAAAGATGATCCAGTTTCAGGACAACAAAAATTATATGGCTAAGGTGCTTGCAGAAAATGATCTTGACTGTGATGATTTGGATTCAATCTGCTATGCAGACTCTGAAATTCTAAGTGATTACACAGAAGAAATTGTAATATCTGCAATATCTTATCATTTGTTGAATAACAAAGATCCAGAATACCGAAACGGAAAGCTTGTCATATCTTCTAAGAG TTTGTCCCATGGATTGAGTTTATTCCAGGAAGACGCACCAAATGCTGAATCTAAG GTATTTCCACGTTGCAATGAATTTGAGAGTCGTATAAGGCCAGAGGTTATCCCACCAAATCAGATAGGAGTGACATTTGATGACATCGGTGCCTTGGATGACATTAAAGAATCACTGGAGGAGTTGGTCATGTTCCCTCTTCAAAGACCAGAGATCTTCAAGGGTGGGCTTCTTAAGCCTTGCAGGGGGATACTACTCTTCGGGCCTCCTGGTACTGGAAAAACGATGCTGGCAAAGGCTATGGCCAATGAAGCTGGAGCAAGCTTCATCAATGTCTCAATGTCCACCATCACTTCAAAATGGTTTGgtgaaaatgagaagaatgttCGAGCTCTGTTCACACTTGCGGCAAAGATCTCCCCAACTATTATTTTTCTGGATGAGGTTGATAGCATGCTTGGGCAGCGACTTGAATTTGGAGAGGATTGTAGTATGCGAAAGATTAAGAATGAATTCATGACACATTGGGATGGACTACTGACAAAAGCTGGTGAACGAGTCCTTGTTCTTGCTGCAACCAACAGGCCATTTGACCTTGATGAGGCGATTATCAGGCGGTTTGACCACAG AATTATGGTTGGTCTACCATCTGTGGAGAGCAGAGAGATGATCCTGAAGACTCTCTTGGCTAAAGAACAAGCCGAGGATCTTGACTTTAAGGAGCTTGCAACCATGACAGAAGGTTATACTGGAAGTGATCTTAAG CAGCTTATTGTCCTGTAA
- the LOC117933086 gene encoding calmodulin-interacting protein 111-like isoform X1, with amino-acid sequence MEQKQILLSALSLGIGVSVGLTLASGQTMSRWTGLLNCSAGAITEAQLEHELRGQVVDGKESKITFEEFPYFLSKQTRGLLTSAAHVHLRLSDFSKYTQKLMPAGRAILLSGPAELYQRALAKALAQFFEAKLLLLDVNDFSLKMQSKYGCPRKEYSSKKSIPETTLKQISRFLGSFSTLPQREETQAHIKCTSNWAFDEKHLLQSLYKVLVSVSETCSMILYIRDVDKLLLLSDRFYKLFQKMLDKLSGSVLILGSRMLDPDDEDNEMDERVSLLFPCNIEIEKPEDETHLDRWEAQLKEQTKMIQFQDNKNYMAKVLAENDLDCDDLDSICYADSEILSDYTEEIVISAISYHLLNNKDPEYRNGKLVISSKSLSHGLSLFQEDAPNAESKVFPRCNEFESRIRPEVIPPNQIGVTFDDIGALDDIKESLEELVMFPLQRPEIFKGGLLKPCRGILLFGPPGTGKTMLAKAMANEAGASFINVSMSTITSKWFGENEKNVRALFTLAAKISPTIIFLDEVDSMLGQRLEFGEDCSMRKIKNEFMTHWDGLLTKAGERVLVLAATNRPFDLDEAIIRRFDHRIMVGLPSVESREMILKTLLAKEQAEDLDFKELATMTEGYTGSDLKNLCMAAAYCPVRELVQQERMKKDKKKKQKADEGKSSEDASGTKEEAKGEKVIVLRPLNMEDMRQAKNQVAPSFASDGAAMNKLKQWNELYGEGGSREKEQLTYFL; translated from the exons AtggaacagaagcaaatcttGCTGTCTGCTCTGAGCCTTGGGATCGGTGTTTCGGTTGGCCTTACTTTGGCCTCTGGACAGACAATGAGCCGATGGACCGGGCTGCTGAACTGCTCGGCAGGCGCAATTACAGAAGCGCAGCTTGAGCATGAGCTACGGGGACAGGTTGTGGATGGAAAGGAAAGCAAGATCACATTTGAGGAGTTTCCTTATTTCCTCAG TAAGCAGACACGAGGATTACTGACAAGTGCTGCACATGTTCATCTAAGGCTCTCTGACTTTTCTAAGTACACCCAGAAACTTATGCCTGCAGGCAGGGCTATTTTGCTCTCAGGACCTGCTG AACTTTATCAGCGAGCACTTGCCAAAGCTTTAGCACAATTCTTTGAAGCAAAGTTGCTGCTGTTGGATGTTAATGACTTTTCTCTAAAG ATGCAGAGCAAATATGGTTGTCCCAGAAAAGAATAT TCTTCCAAGAAGTCCATCCCAGAGACGACATTGAAGCAAATCTCTAGGTTTCTTGGCTCTTTCTCAACCCTTCCCCAAAGAGAAGAAACCCAAG CTCATATCAAGTGCACAAGCAACTGGGCTTTTGACGAGAAACATCTTTTGCAGTCGCTTTACAAG GTCTTGGTTTCAGTATCGGAAACATGTTCCATGATTTTATACATCAGGGATGTTGACAAGCTTCTTCTGCTATCAGATAGATTTTACAAATTGTTCCAGAAAATGTTGGACAAATTATCGGGATCAGTTCTGATACTTGGTTCCCGCATGTTAGACCCTGATGATGAGGACAATGAAATGGATGAAAGGGTGAGTCTTTTATTCCCTTGCAATATTGAAATCGAGAAACCTGAGGATGAGACTCATCTTGATAGATGGGAAGCCCAACTGAAAGAGCAGACAAAGATGATCCAGTTTCAGGACAACAAAAATTATATGGCTAAGGTGCTTGCAGAAAATGATCTTGACTGTGATGATTTGGATTCAATCTGCTATGCAGACTCTGAAATTCTAAGTGATTACACAGAAGAAATTGTAATATCTGCAATATCTTATCATTTGTTGAATAACAAAGATCCAGAATACCGAAACGGAAAGCTTGTCATATCTTCTAAGAG TTTGTCCCATGGATTGAGTTTATTCCAGGAAGACGCACCAAATGCTGAATCTAAG GTATTTCCACGTTGCAATGAATTTGAGAGTCGTATAAGGCCAGAGGTTATCCCACCAAATCAGATAGGAGTGACATTTGATGACATCGGTGCCTTGGATGACATTAAAGAATCACTGGAGGAGTTGGTCATGTTCCCTCTTCAAAGACCAGAGATCTTCAAGGGTGGGCTTCTTAAGCCTTGCAGGGGGATACTACTCTTCGGGCCTCCTGGTACTGGAAAAACGATGCTGGCAAAGGCTATGGCCAATGAAGCTGGAGCAAGCTTCATCAATGTCTCAATGTCCACCATCACTTCAAAATGGTTTGgtgaaaatgagaagaatgttCGAGCTCTGTTCACACTTGCGGCAAAGATCTCCCCAACTATTATTTTTCTGGATGAGGTTGATAGCATGCTTGGGCAGCGACTTGAATTTGGAGAGGATTGTAGTATGCGAAAGATTAAGAATGAATTCATGACACATTGGGATGGACTACTGACAAAAGCTGGTGAACGAGTCCTTGTTCTTGCTGCAACCAACAGGCCATTTGACCTTGATGAGGCGATTATCAGGCGGTTTGACCACAG AATTATGGTTGGTCTACCATCTGTGGAGAGCAGAGAGATGATCCTGAAGACTCTCTTGGCTAAAGAACAAGCCGAGGATCTTGACTTTAAGGAGCTTGCAACCATGACAGAAGGTTATACTGGAAGTGATCTTAAG AACTTGTGCATGGCAGCAGCTTATTGTCCTGTAAGGGAGCTAGTGCAACAAGAGAGAATGAAGAAGGATAAA AAAAAGAAGCAGAAAGCTGATGAAGGAAAAAGCTCAGAGGATGCTTCGGGTACCAAAGAAGAAGCCAAAGGGGAAAAGGTAATTGTTCTGAGACCCTTAAACATGGAAGACATGAGGcaggcaaagaatcaggttgcTCCTAGTTTTGCTTCTGATGGAGCGGCAATGAACAAGCTGAAGCAGTGGAATGAATTGTATGGAGAAGGCGGTTCAAGGGAGAAGGAACAGCTGACCTACTTTCTATAG